In Setaria italica strain Yugu1 chromosome IX, Setaria_italica_v2.0, whole genome shotgun sequence, the genomic stretch TTAATGCTTCTTTTTCTGTGTGTTTTTAGATAATCCTTCTACAAATGGAGCTCATTACAAGCACGGATGTAGTCCGGAATCTCTGTAAGAAAATGGCGCCCCCTCTTGTTACTCTTTTGTCAGCAGAGCCTGAAATTCAGTATGTGGCCTTGAGGAACATTAATTTGATAGTTCAAAAGAGGCCTACAATACTTGCTCATGAAATTAAGGTGACATTTTTGAGCTCTTCTTATTCTTCGATCATGCAAGTGTGTTCCATTAACTCAGTTGTGTATTTTTCTCTAGGTCTTCTTTTGCAAGTACAATGACCCTATATATGTTAAGATGGAAAAGCTGGAGATTATGATAAAGCTTGCCTCAGATCGAAACATAGATCAGGTACAGAATCAAACCTTTTTGCTTGTATGCTACTATTGATTATTGTTCATGTTTGATTGAAGTCAAAGATCATTTCAGCTACAGTTTTAGTCCTTACTCCTGGCCTCTCATACACAAGAGAAGTATAGAAATTGACAAAAGAATGTATTCTGGAAATACTGTTCAATACCTAGACTTAAAAATTCAATTGCTAAATTAGTTGAACCTGATTTTGATGTTAGAAACTAAAGAGTTCTGTTGGTACTAAGTGATTTCTGTTCTTATCTCCGTTCAAGAGCTTACAGAGCTTCTTGTAGGTGCTCTTGGAGTTTAAGGAGTATGCCACAGAGGTTGATGTTGACTTTGTGCGGAAAGCTGTTCGTGCTATTGGGAGATGTGCAATTAAATTGGAGCGAGCTGCTGAAAGGTGCATCAGCGTTTTGCTTGAGCTGATTAAGATAAAAGTTAACTATGTTGTTCAGGAAGCTATAATTGTTATCAAAGACATCTTCAGACGCTACCCTAACACGTGAGTTGCTTCTGCATAGATTCATATTACGTATTATGGGACTATCGAAGTAATAACTCCCGTTTTGTTCTGCACAATAATTGATGTGTGCGTATAATAACTGTCTTTTGTGGATATTTACAGGTACGAGTCTATCATTGCGACACTTTGTGAAAGTCTGGACACCTTAGATGAACCAGAGGCTAAGGTCTTAGTCAATGCAAATCTTATTCATTTATTGTATTTTCATAtggaaacttattttgtttttctcacacgTGTCTTAATTTCTTTAGGCATCAATGATCTGGATAATTGGAGAATATGCTGAAAGAATTGACAATGCTGATGAACTTCTTGAGAGCTTCTTGGAAACATTCCCTGAAGAACCGGCATTAGTTCAACTGCAGCTGCTAACTGCTACTGTTAAGTTGTTTCTTAAGAAGCCAACTGAGGGACCGCAGCAGATGATACAGGTTGCGATTTTCAGATGCTACCTTGTTTACTTATGTGTGCAATATTGTTTAGACATTAGAGAGCATTGAGTACATGGCAACTTTCCACCTGGTTTAGTGTGTCTCTGGATATTTACTTATTTGCTACCATGAGCTCGCAGCCTATCATGGATGACATGGTGGTGTCTTGAGAGCACTGATAATAATGTTGGTTGTTGTTGgaagtttttttcttcttcctatAATGCCTTCCTTCTAAATGTTTTGGTTCATCTTCAATGTTGTGATGAACATTTGCGTTCAATGCCTACCACAGTTCACTGCTAAATTGCATAAATGTTGCCTGTAGGCTGTTCTCAATAATGCAACAGTTGAGACAGACAATCCTGATTTGAGGGATCGAGCTTACATATACTGGCGACTTCTCTCTACTGATCCTGAGGTATTTCATGTTTGCTCTTTTCGATCCAATGATTTATGAGATATTCACCCAACCACTGAGCTATGTTTGGCTTTTAACAGGCTGCAAAAGATGTTGTTTTGGCGGAGAAACCTGTGATTAGTGATGACTCCAACCAGCTTGACTCATCACTTCTTGATGAGCTGCTAGCCAACATTTCTACCCTTTCATCAGTTTATCACAAGCCCCCAGAATCATTTGTCAGCCGTGTTAAGGCAGCGCCTAGGGCGGACGATGAGGAGTTTGCTGATACAGCTGAAGGAGGGTATTCGGAATCACCATCACAGGGAGTTGATGGGGCATCACCTTCCTCAAGTGTTGGCACTTCTTCTAATGTACCTGTGAAACAGCCAGGAGCTGGATCCccacctgctcctgctgcaATGCCAGACCTTTTAGGTGATCTGATGGGTATGGATAATGCTATTGTCCCTGTCGATGAAGCTGCAGCACCTTCCAGGTAAGCTTTAATGTTTTTTTAATCTGATTTCTACTCTGGTACTTATCCATTGTGTGTCTTGTACAAGTATTTAACCATACTGATATGTCATCCTTTACTTTTGCAGCCCTCCGCCACCTGTGTTGTTGCCTTCAACTACTGGCCAAGGGCTGCAGATTAGTGCACAACTGACGCGGCGTGATGGCCAGATATATTATGATATATCTTTTGAAAATGGAACCCAGGGTGTCCTAGATGGATTTATGATTCAGTTTAACAAGAACACATTTGGTCTTGCTGCTGGCGAAGCACTTAAGGTGCCACAGTGATTATATTCGATAAATTACACCAGTAACCTTTTAGTTTCAGTTTCATGGACTGAGCTTGATGTCTTTCTGTGATTAAGGTTCCTCCACTTCAACCGGGAGCAACAACAAGGACACTTCTTCAAATGGTGCCGTTCCAAAATATCGCCCCTGGTGCACCAAACTCGATACTGCAGGTTGCCGTGAAAAATAACCAGCAGCCAGTGTGGTACTTTAATGACAAAATTCCATTGCATGTTTTCTTCGGTGAAGATGGAAAAATGGAGAGAGCCAGTTTTCTCGAGGTAAAGAGCAAAATGTTTGTGtggttttccttttcttgtttgGGCAGTGAAATGGTTTGGGTTGGGCATTGCTTGCAGTGCTAGTTGATTTAAGTCAGTCAAGAGTTGATTCAAGTCACCCACGTTTTGATTCTTTCATATGAAGTTTCAAAAACGATTTTGTTTCTGACTGCAGGGCTGGAAATCTTTACCTGATGACCACGAGTTTACAAAAGAATTCCCTGGCTCTGTCATCAGCAGCATAGATGCAACTGTCGAGCGCCTTGCAGCTGCAAATGTGTTCTTTATAGCCAAGCGGAAAAATGCAAACATGGACGTTTTGTATCTATCCGCCAAGATGCCCCGTGGAATTCCCTTCCTAATAGAGATTACAGCTG encodes the following:
- the LOC101781074 gene encoding beta-adaptin-like protein C, producing the protein MSGHDSKYFSTTKKGEIPELKEELNSQYKDKRKDAVKKVIAAMTVGKDVSSLFTDVVNCMQTENLELKKLVYLYLINYAKSQPDLAILAVNTFVKDSQDPNPLIRALAVRTMGCIRVDKITEYLCDPLQRCLKDDDPYVRKTAAICVAKLYDINAELVEDRGFLEALKDLISDNNPMVVANAVAALAEIQDSSVRPIFEITSHTLSKLLTALNECTEWGQVFILDSLSRYKAADAREAENIVERVTPRLQHANCAVVLSAVKIILLQMELITSTDVVRNLCKKMAPPLVTLLSAEPEIQYVALRNINLIVQKRPTILAHEIKVFFCKYNDPIYVKMEKLEIMIKLASDRNIDQVLLEFKEYATEVDVDFVRKAVRAIGRCAIKLERAAERCISVLLELIKIKVNYVVQEAIIVIKDIFRRYPNTYESIIATLCESLDTLDEPEAKASMIWIIGEYAERIDNADELLESFLETFPEEPALVQLQLLTATVKLFLKKPTEGPQQMIQAVLNNATVETDNPDLRDRAYIYWRLLSTDPEAAKDVVLAEKPVISDDSNQLDSSLLDELLANISTLSSVYHKPPESFVSRVKAAPRADDEEFADTAEGGYSESPSQGVDGASPSSSVGTSSNVPVKQPGAGSPPAPAAMPDLLGDLMGMDNAIVPVDEAAAPSSPPPPVLLPSTTGQGLQISAQLTRRDGQIYYDISFENGTQGVLDGFMIQFNKNTFGLAAGEALKVPPLQPGATTRTLLQMVPFQNIAPGAPNSILQVAVKNNQQPVWYFNDKIPLHVFFGEDGKMERASFLEGWKSLPDDHEFTKEFPGSVISSIDATVERLAAANVFFIAKRKNANMDVLYLSAKMPRGIPFLIEITAAVGVPGVKCAVKTANKEMVPLFFEAMEALTK